A single region of the Acidithiobacillus acidisediminis genome encodes:
- a CDS encoding NAD-dependent epimerase/dehydratase family protein: MIKERILVIGGAGFIGSHTVDLLLQEGYRVRVLDNFSTGCRENLPASHPGLEVVTGDIANPLLWEPVMDDVDGILHFAAQVSVQKSIENPVRSCAENIQNFVVVLELARKRGVRVVYASSAAVYGDPQILPLRESDPVAPISPYGLEKYSNELYARLYEQMYDLSHMGLRYFNVYGPRQDPRSPYSGVISRFVEQLRLREPLTIRGDGLQERDFIHVFDVARVNVAALFAGDNGVINIGSGIATSIRQLATTMCALHGSGDFSWVPALPGDIRHSQADVRVMNSRLGAAQVSFSDGLRQFLGTMGLTVGRGAAVVHSSPQISAS, from the coding sequence ATGATAAAAGAGCGTATTTTAGTGATAGGCGGTGCGGGGTTTATCGGATCTCACACAGTTGATCTGCTATTACAAGAAGGATATCGGGTGCGAGTGCTGGACAATTTTTCGACGGGTTGCCGAGAAAATCTGCCAGCATCCCATCCCGGTCTGGAGGTTGTAACCGGCGATATCGCGAATCCTCTCCTCTGGGAGCCGGTGATGGATGATGTCGATGGCATCCTCCATTTCGCGGCGCAGGTGTCCGTGCAGAAAAGTATTGAAAACCCGGTGCGTTCCTGCGCAGAAAACATTCAGAATTTTGTGGTTGTTCTGGAGTTGGCGCGGAAGCGGGGGGTGCGTGTGGTGTATGCCTCCTCGGCAGCCGTGTATGGGGATCCGCAAATCCTTCCTCTACGGGAAAGCGACCCAGTGGCGCCGATTTCTCCCTACGGCCTGGAAAAATACAGTAATGAACTCTACGCGCGCTTGTATGAGCAGATGTATGACCTGTCGCATATGGGCCTGCGCTATTTCAATGTTTATGGGCCACGCCAGGACCCCAGATCGCCCTATAGCGGCGTCATCTCTCGCTTCGTTGAGCAGTTGCGTTTGCGCGAACCCCTGACTATCCGCGGGGACGGGCTGCAGGAACGGGATTTTATCCATGTGTTTGATGTGGCCCGGGTCAATGTTGCCGCCTTGTTCGCTGGCGATAACGGAGTGATAAACATTGGTTCGGGAATCGCTACGAGCATTCGCCAGCTGGCGACGACAATGTGTGCGTTGCATGGCTCTGGTGATTTTTCCTGGGTCCCAGCGCTGCCCGGTGATATCCGGCATTCCCAGGCCGATGTGCGCGTCATGAACTCTCGCTTGGGGGCGGCGCAAGTCAGCTTCTCCGACGGTCTCCGGCAGTTTTTGGGGACAATGGGTTTGACCGTCGGAAGGGGCGCAGCGGTAGTGCATTCTTCCCCCCAAATTAGCGCATCGTAA